The Pecten maximus unplaced genomic scaffold, xPecMax1.1, whole genome shotgun sequence genomic sequence aaaatcttaaaataagACAAATAAGTGAAAGggagtaaaatgaaaaaatacaaaaatatcaaattaatttacaGACAGGATGTATTTATTAAACCTATCGCTGACTTTgatcatcaatatttatttaccaAGAGCATGTACAGGTAATGAtaagtttaaatatattttgtcatcAAAATGTTGATGCAATTCAAGTCTCGCTCTAAGAACCGATAATTATTCTAACGACGAGATCTCAAAATCATTATCGACACACATAGAGTTAATGgcatatatttctatttatggattgtgtatatagatatatatatgtgtgtgttaaaAAAGTTCCCTAGAGCAACTCAACTTCCGGTCAGAGACCTAGTGCCATATAAGGGTTTAAAAAGTGTGTCTCTAGACATTTAATATATTTCGTATATTGAGGATATTTTCAATCATACCACGACAAAAATAACTTTACTTATTTTACTTAATACgtatattaattgatataaaaaaaatccaccGAATTGTCTCACGCAAACATGTTCATTTACCACGTTGAACATTTTTAATGTCTATCCCCACTCTGGGGTTTGTCTACCAAATTCGTTCCTTGTACTTTGAAtacaaaacagaacaaaaattGAAGCTTGGGCGTTTTTCTCGTcattaatttgttaatacaaATACGTCGACAAATACTACAATTATAAATATCTACTTCCTGTGGGATTTCGGTTTGACGTCATTAAGACCGTAAGTTTCCGTCATTCATTGCCTCATTCTCAGTACATCAACACATTCTTGTCGTGACTTCCGCTAAACTATCATCGTTCCTATGATCCATTGTTCAAGCCAATACAcactgtcactatcacagatggaatatgtaacatatttatacatgaATCATTGTATCAATTCACGACACTCCGACTATTTTACGACAACCGGAAGTTCCTGTTTAACAAGCTCTCGTTGCATTCAGCGCCTTGCTTCCTAGTGGTAAGCACACATTGGGATCGTCTATGATTTGCCCGGATGTTAGTCCCATCTCATTCACACGTGCACATTTCGGATGCGCAGAACTCTGAATTACAGTTAGCTGCGCACCAAGCATCCATGGCCGCGTCCGTCCAGCCGGGGATGCCTCTACACTGACTGGTCATCCCCCTATAGTTAGGATTCAGCTGTTGAAGGACATTAACGGGGCACGTGCACCCACAGACGGCAGAAGGACAGAGACCTGACGGACACATAGACTGACACCATTTCCCGATCGCCGGCAATTTGTTCCAGGACGGAAGCGAGGAACACGTGGGTTTGGTGTAACCATCTTGGCAGACCTCAAAGTTCGCGTTGTCGTTGCCATCTGGAATGCCGTTAGCGTAAGACAATATGGTAGCGGTGAGCGCCCGGGGGTCTGTAGGCAACTTGACAGCGGCAGACTGTGACGACCTCTGTGAATAGTGTCTCTGGGGCCGTGGTTTAGGTGTGGTAGGCGGTGCGGGTTGAGGTCGGACGGATTTCATCGCCATGTTCATATAACCCATATCACCATCGAACATATTTCTGAACATATTCTGTATACCTGTGCCATACGCTCCAAATCCTGAAGGGAAGATCTCGCGAGAAATTTGCGTGAACATATTTTGAGTTGGCGCTGGTGCTGGGGCAGGCTCTACCGGCCGTGAGTGGGCGCTATATAGCGCTGCCGAGTTCTTGCTGGAGGATTTGATTTCATAAGATACAGCGCTCGATACTTCCGGTTTGATAGCCTTGAATCTGACCACAGCCCCACCGACAGAGGATCGAGTAATGGGGAGGGGCGACGTTGAATAGGGACTGATAGCTACATCAGCACAATTGATGAAGTGTTCTTGAGGTCCGCATCCGAAACACTCGCCTCCCTTACCATCGGGACCACGATTTTGAGCTGTAAGAGACAAAAACAAACGCATTAGAATAATGTTTATAACTCGGATA encodes the following:
- the LOC117320405 gene encoding uncharacterized protein LOC117320405 (The sequence of the model RefSeq protein was modified relative to this genomic sequence to represent the inferred CDS: added 81 bases not found in genome assembly), whose translation is MRSAAWRYGFTTPKNYNDNELNCGGFPNMMRQGGRCGPCGDPWQGPRDNEAGGKYSTGVITRQYASGQTINVTVQLTSNHKGYFEFRLCPNNNGQLRVTQQCFDQYLLRIVGLGTKYHIDAPDSNVFIDLLLELPPGVSCSNCVLQWKWRAAQNRGPDGKGGECFGCGPQEHFINCADVAISPYSTSPLPITRSSVGGAVVRFKAIKPEVSSAVSYEIKSSSKNSAALYSAHSRPVEPAPAPAPTQNMFTQISREIFPSGFGAYGTGIQNMFRNMFDGDMGYMNMAMKSVRPQPAPPTTPKPRPQRHYSQRSSQSAAVKLPTDPRALTATILSYANGIPDGNDNANFEVCQDGYTKPTCSSLPSWNKLPAIGKWCQSMCPSGLCPSAVCGCTCPVNVLQQLNPNYRGMTSQCRGIPGWTDAAMDAWCAANCNSEFCASEMCTCE